A single window of Nicotiana tomentosiformis chromosome 1, ASM39032v3, whole genome shotgun sequence DNA harbors:
- the LOC104108648 gene encoding ATP-dependent Clp protease proteolytic subunit 5, chloroplastic-like: MAHSCIATTSSVSKFKYPIESCTLPLAHPVSLPLKHLPFRKLKTVGKVKNRANSTVKSVYSGAEWVSAKPSPTGIWSIRDDLQVPSSPYFPTYAQGQGPPPMVQERFQSVISQLFQYRIIRCGGAVDDDMANIIVAQLLYLDAVDPTKDIVMYVNSPGGSVTAGMAIFDTMRHIRPDVSTVCVGLAASMGAFLLSAGTKGKRYSLPNSRIMIHQPLGGAQGGQTDIDIQANEMLHHKANLNGYLAYHTGQSLEKINQDTDRDFFMSAKEAKEYGLIDGVILNPMKALQPLAAAAEQS; the protein is encoded by the exons ATGGCACATTCTTGCATAGCCACAACTTCATCCGTCTCAAAATTCAAGTACCCGATTGAATCTTGCACTCTTCCCCTAGCCCACCCCGTTTCCCTCCCTCTTAAACATCTTCCCTTCAG GAAATTAAAGACTGTTGGGAAAGTGAAGAATAGGGCAAATAGCACCGTGAAATCCGTGTATTCCGGAGCTGAGTGGGTTTCGGCTAAGCCTTCACCTACAGGAATTTGGTCTATAAG AGATGATTTGCAAGTTCCGTCTTCACCTTATTTTCCTACATATGCCCAAGGTCAAGGACCACCTCCGATGGTACAAGAGAGATTTCAGAGTGTGATCAGCCAGCTCTTCCAATAT AGGATCATACGATGCGGTGGAGCAGTTGATGATGATATGGCTAATATCATAGTTGCTCAGCTTCTTTATCTTGATGCTGTTGATCCCACAAAG GACATTGTCATGTATGTCAACTCTCCAGGAGGGTCAGTAACGGCAG GGATGGCCATTTTTGACACCATGCGGCATATTCGACCTGATGTCTCTACTGTCTGTGTTGGACTCGCTGCAAG TATGGGGGCTTTTCTTCTCAGCGCGGGCACCAAAG GAAAGAGATATAGCTTGCCAAATTCAAGGATAATGATTCACCAGCCTCTTGGTGGTGCTCAAGGTGGCCAAACTGATATAGATATACAG GCTAATGAGATGTTGCATCACAAAGCTAACCTGAATGGGTACCTTGCCTACCACACTGGTCAAAGCCTTGAGAAGATTAACCAGGACACCGATCGTGATTTTTTCATGAGTGCAAAGGAAGCTAAAGAGTATGGGCTAATCGATGGTGTCATCTTGAACCCCATGAAAGCCCTTCAACCACTTGCAGCAGCTGCTGAACAATCATAG